taattatttataattctaGTTCACACGCTATACTAGACCACTCACAAGGTATTATTGATTTGAGTAAAGACCACAAAGTGATTATACTGCCAAAAAATATCTGCCGACCTAGTCAAGTGTTTACTTAGTATGGGTGTATATACATCCTAGCCGAGCGAACAGAGAGTCTGCCATGAGTGACTTCGTAATAAGGGTAATTATTGTATGCTCTGTAACATTATATGTAATAGACGCATTAAGTCAGTATCCATAACAGGCTCACGTATAAAACTATATTGATTTATTACTTATGGAGAAATAAGCAAAAAGAAAAATCGAATTATTTGTTAGTctaatagataatattttttatgaccTTACCTGAAATGGGTGAGGTGTATTGTTTGTTAAGCATTGCATGTTTGTAACATCCTGTCCTGTCCTAGCTGATTTCATATGGAAGGGAGCATTTATAGATATATCTTTTACAGAATTTCTAGTTTGTTTTTTATGATGCAAATGTGTTAATGGTATGGAGTAATATAAGGtattgaaataatttactttgagCCTTTGCATTTTATGTTTGAAACATTCACTATTTTTCTAACTTTTTGTTGTAGTAGACAGATTTTTCTCCATCAATGGTAGGACATAATGACAATGTCAGTTCTTCACAATATTACAGTGTAATTTTACACTTGAAACCATCCCTGGAATAGTAAGACTTTCAGAGAGGCCACGTACTAGAACAGGTGACTACTACCGCAGGTTGTATTAAATTGATGACATTAGCCTCTAGCATATTGGTCCAGGTCAGTTATTGTAGCAGATTGATTTTTATGGTTTAATATGTGTCGGATGTGGGTGGTCAGTTAGTAGCAGGACAGGTGGTGTGTCAGTCTGATTTTATCATCAGATTGTCACCATGTGTGTCAATATAGTTAGCTGGTCATTTAAATTCTCTGTCAATCTGGTCATTTGTTCACAATAGAAAAGTATCCAAttcaacaaataaaatatataaacagtatTGACTTTTATAGTATTAGTCTGTTTTagaccaagggagataacctagcAATAACATCCACCTTGGCAGCACATCAAACAAAATGTCGTCCTGTTGGTGCACTCCCTCTGATTCTGAGTCATTCTGTAAGATTTTAATGTGCTGCTGATTGGCCAGGTATTTAGGCCAAAAAGTAGCCCCTGGTCATCTAATAGGTCAGTGGTTTTAATGGAATCTGTAGGTCACAGAAAGCTTTAGGTGTttgttaatatacatataatgtgtCCACCATAAACACATCTGAACTGAAAAGCTGTGAGGCTAGGTAAATTCTCTGTTATACAGATTCTATAATCACTGATAAAATCCCAGGAAATCGTCATGGCTAATCATCCATATCCGTAATCATCTACCTGTGTGATCTAAAGGATATAATTGACAAAGATCTTTGTTGAACTAAAGAGAACATGCATCAGTGATTGGTGTAATAGAAATGTACCGTTGGAGTCGAGGATtagtttgaatatatatttaatttgttagTGACAAAGTTAAGatgtatttttcatataaatgtaccgattcattatgattttttataCAGATTTCTTAGGAACCCATTGTTTTACGTTTTGTTTAACCTTTTGTTTGCGTTTCTCCATCTGATATTGGCTAGTTTTTCATAAATGAATATACGTTATAAATCCAACTAATTAGTGGTCACTCCAGTACAAGTTTCTCCATTATTTTACCATGTAAGGATTGACTATATAATTACTATGGTTCACAACCAGTCAATTAGATCAGTAACCAGCAGTTTCTCGATGACTAACCTTTATTCTAAACCGCAACTTTACCTTAAGGTTACgcatcactcacctgacaaatTGGGGTCAACAAGATAAAGGATTTAAAAAGTTCAACATGAGGCATCATgttttacaaacattgtgtGTAACAGGAAACAACATGGAGGCTAATTCTTGCTTCCTCTTTGGTTTTATCTAGGTAATTTTTCGGACCATTCAGCAGTTTTCTTATGCTATGAACTTTTGAACAATAAActcatatgtaaattaaattattcatGAAGACAATAAAAATTGGTTCATTCATAAAATCGGGAGTTTAAATTCTGTATTGTTAGCATACTGTGAAAACTCCTTGAAAACTCCTTGTGTTGTAAGCTGAATTAATTCCCACATGTCAAAAACAGCTTAGATTTTATCTGAGTCGCCTTAATGAATTGTGGATCAGCGGTAGGTTGTTCCATAGACAATGACAGATTAGCTGTGTATTGTCTCGCGTACAGCGACTTGTTACCCgtatatgtacctgtatacaCCTGTTCAGGTAACGGGCCCACCCCTACTGAGGTGCACAGCGGAAGCCATTAAACCTATAATTTATAATCGAGGATGTCCTCCAAAAGTCTAATGGGTGAACAGTGGAACAACATACAGGTAGATATCTATTGTGGCTGTGATGATTGGCATACTCTCCCATTTAAATCACTGTCAAAATGTATGATTGCTTATGTTCACATATTGCATATGgggattttcatttcatttcatagaGAATGTTATGGTTAATAATCTCTGGAAATGTCACCAAATCTATCAGAATCTGTGGTACTGTCTGATTTAATGCAAAATATAATTGAAGGAATATGGGGACCAGTCTGTCTTCGTGTGTCAATGTGGGGACCAGTCTGTCTTCATATGTCAATATAGAtaccagtctatccttatgtgtCAATGTGGGGACCAGTCTGCCTCATGTGTCAATATGTGAACCAGTCTGTCCTCATATGTCTATGTTGGGACCAGTCTGTCCTTATGTGTCAACGTGAGGACACGGCTGTCTTCGGGTGTCAATGTGAGGACCAGGCTGTCTTCGGGTGTCAATGTGGGGACCAGTCTGTCCTCATATGTCAATGTGGGGTTCAATCTGTCCTTATATGTTAATATGGGGACCAGTCTGTCCTCATATGTCAATGTGAGGACCAGGCTGTCTTCGGGTGTCAATGTGGGGACCAGTCTGTCTTCATATGTCAATTTGTAGTCAAGTCTGTCCTCATATGTCAATGTGGGGACCAGTCTTTCCTCATATGTCAATTTGTAGTCAAGTCTGTCCTCATATGTCAATGTGAGGACCAGTCTGTCATCATATGTCAATGTGAGGACCAGGCTGTCTTCGGGTGTCAATGTGGGGACCAGTCTGTCTTCATATGTCAATTTGTAGTCAAGTCTGTCCTCATATGTCAATGTGGGGACCAGTCTTTCCTCATATGTCAATTTGTAGTCAAGTCTGTCCTCATATGTCAATGTGGGGACCAGTCTGTCATCATATGTCAATGTGGGGTCCAGTCTGTCCTTATATGTCAATGTGGGGACCAGTCTGTCTTCGTGTGTCAATATGTGGTCCAGTCTGTCCTCATATGTCAATATGTAGTCAAGTCTGTCCTCATATGTCAATGTGGGAACCAGTCCGTTCTCATGTGGGGACCATTTCAATATGTGGATCAGTCTCTCCTCATGTGTCAATGTGGGGACCAGTATGTCCTTATATGTCAATGTGGGGACCAATCTATACTTGTGTGTCAATGCCtttttgtctgtaaatgtcaaTGAAGGATTGCCTGGTAGTATGtcaaaatatggcaaaaataaaaagattttgtATTGTCTACAAATCTTTCTATTCTCTTGAGTATAACTGTCTTTTGAAGAATTACTTTATGGTATGCTGATATTGTCCTGACATTTAGCGGGGCTGTGGTTCTTTTCACACTTCGTCATATGCCAATGTTTTCCCAGcatttatgaaaattttcaCTATCACATTAAAATTCCTGAACATAATACCGAGATGACGACATGAATAAATGACTAGAAAAAATGTGTATGTGGTGAAGGTTGACAATTGTCAAACATGGTTCATGGTTGAGGTGATTATCTCCTGTATGGTATATACTGCACATCCTGTCGAGTCGGGGCGAGTCTATAATCTACTGAAAGTAACAAAATACAGGCTAGAGTATACCGGAGAAATACTACGTCAGTCTGTAAATTGTGAATAGAAATTCTACTGATTGTAAATAGAGCGAGACCATAGGTGactttttacctgtacaggtaggTATGGGAGTTAAGGGGCTACATGTAACATAGGTATGTGACATGTGTACAGACTGGTGGTGCTCTATGTGTAGGCGAGTCAGCGTGCTGTATGTGTGTTGATCCCGTCAGACGTGGCCATAGGGAGGGGGGTGGGCTGCCTCTGTTTTCTCATGTCAAAGCACCGGATACACGACAATTAGCCTCAAAATCCCTAAGGTAAGTCAAAGTTGTAAATGCCGATGTAATGGCAGGTAAAAATCTCAGGTAAAAATCTCAGGTAAGCGTAGGTGTACCTGATATGCATGCTTAATATTTATGTCCGTGTTTGGACAGGTTACTCATCAACGTGtttcatttataaaaattacatatctCACTAGGCAGAAAGGACAATGAAATTAACAAGCACGTTTTGTTTCATTGTGGTTGCGTATTAGCCATTTACATACTGTAGTTCAAATACTAGAATCCTGAAATGAAAGATGATACATGATAATTTCCTATGTTATATTTAGTTCATATTATAATATAAGATATCTGTGTCCTTTGAGTTAGATATAAGATGTCGGTACTTGGTAGTTCGTCATCTTACCTGGTAATACTCCAGGGCGTATCCTAATGGAGGAAGATCATAATCCTAACAATGTCATAATCAAGACGTAGATTTTACCTACCGGCCAGTAGATAAGGATGTTTATTCCAGAAAAGTATTATGTATTAAAATGTTCAATACATTGTCATGTCACGTAACTAGcctttatttcatttgaatgaTGGTGTGATGTCTATTTCTCAAATCTGTCAACATCCCCATATAATCATACTCGAGAGGGCATATATATTAAAGTTCTCATTTGTGAAACAGTGAAAACGTTTTCCACAACGGGAAGTTATATGTGGATACAACTTAAGTCTTTGAGCATCAAATTAGTGCACAATGAATATAATCTCAATTAATGCAATTGAACTGCTAACCCAATGATGTCCATGAAAGTTTAATATCTTCCATTCATGTTTGAGGAATTTCTAAATTTGCTATACGGCAGACGTTTGTAGTTTGACTATGTAAACATTTGTGGTTTTTGTGGTTGGTGAGAAAGCACTGAAATAAACCAAACAAGTTGTAAGATGTTTATTGTATGAGTATATGTGTCTCATCTTACACTGTGACCACACTTTAATTTTATACCACAGAAATATCTTAGTAACTAGAAATCACTACAGAGGTACAACCCAACACTTTACATACTGGATATATTGGGTATGACCTATCAATACTTTAACATGTTTGCATAATTCACATGTTTTTCATGATTTagctttgattttttttttttttttcaatgaatacGGTAAAAGTTTTGCAGTCTTCACAAAGAGTATGTATGACTTAATTAACACAGCTTATTTTATGGATTAAATTTTTGTGATCACAATGTCATGTAAATTGTGAGGATTATGTGGTATAGGTTTTGGTAGTGCTGTTTGTAGACAACATGTTCATTTTGCTCTGGATGGTATGCTACATGCGTCTTGTGCCTTGTCCATTTAGGTAGCCTCCAGCGACTACTCGAAGATTTAACCTTGAAATGATGACCCTGGAACTTCTTTGGCTGATAATACatacaacaaacaaacattgatGTACCTTCATGGATAACCTTATTGTTGGTCAAACAATGTctctgtttatttatttatttatttattaagtaTCTTCATTATTTACACAAGTTGTATTGTTTACTATTTTCCAGACCTTGATGTGATTCGGGAGCTAAACATGGATAGATCAAGTGCAGACATATGTCCGGTATGTCACATGCCGTTCGATAAAGGCAGGAGGAGAAAGTTGGTGGAAGAGTGTGGACATGAGCTGTGTTTTACCTGCCTGGTCACCTACGAAAGCTGTCCCATGTGTGATAACAGTATGTATAGGCCTATCAGTGGTGATAAAACAAGTCAACAGCAGCATTGTTGTAGATAATCACGGGTAAATGATCATAATCAGCTCATTGGACAACCTTTGGTGAAATTTTACTTTACCTAGAGTCTCACCATTTAACTTTATCTAAACCTGGAATCACAAAAGCATTTATTCATATCTCTTtggtatgataaataaacaaaggaCAAACAATGAAGGTAGCTGTCATTTTGAAAGTCTTGAGCTTACCTGGCACAAATATggcagtcaaacctgccttagcgaccacctctgtataaagaccacatgcttaataagaccattttagaGTCCAAAATGGTCACTTTCAacacacaatttgacctgtgtatgaagacatttttgttttcttttttagctgtgtggtggtctttatagacaggttttactgtatccTTTAGTTTGTTACTTTACATGAGAAAACTTTAGTTTGTTACTTTACATGAGAAAAAGCTTTTCTGATCAAAACTTTGGTACATCTATTCCTGagcaatatttcattattttaacctgattgtaatgtttttgtttctgtCTTATGTAGGAAGTCCAGTGAATTCTCATCCACAGCAGAATCGACGCGGGAGTGATCCATATCGTAAAACATCATCCAATGGCTATTTTAGCCCCATTAATAAACAACATCACAGTGATTCTCCCACAAATACGCCTACATACGCCACACCTTATAATCCAGCAAATCTACATCAAGGTAGGTATCTCACAGGCTGTAGAAAGATTTCTGTGTTTTATTCAGTAACAAGTTCTACATTCTTTGGTGACTGCCATATTTCGAGTTAaccaaaaaaatattgaaaatctcTCCTACTCTCCATTTCTTCTACCAATGCTTCCATTGCCAAGAAAGTCTTGGTTTTTTTGGATGATTTCAAAAGTTGTTATTAACATTAAACAGAGGTGAAGGTCATATTCGTAATTATATATGAAAGGCGCTAGGTATaatcacatacagtatacatttcAAATCATGTTTGAGATATTAGAAATAAAgcaaaagtttttaaaattcTTCTTCCTTATTATGTAGGGTCTCAGCCTCATCCTCATCAGCAGCAGCAACAGACACCACCTATTCCCGCCAAACCACGATATTTCCGACCTTTGACCTCCCCAGCCTCTACAGGAGCAACCCCACCACCAATTCCTCCACCTGCAAAAAACTACCGACCCGAACCCTCAGCACAGAAGTATAGCCCTGCCAACAGTTCCCCAAGTCTCAGTGCAAATAAtattaccatgacaaccaatgACAGTCTTGATGAATTGTCCCGACTAGACAACGAGGTCCACTTGTTGGAGCCAGGCAATAGTTTTAGTCAAGGTGTGTATCACAGTATAATACAGTAATATAGATGATCTCCCCATTGTATGAAACCCTTGTATCTTAAATGTATAGATAATTTTAGACTGTATTCCAGAAACTGTGACCTATCTGGTAAGTAATCAATTTGAGGCTGGATAATTTGTAAGTTAATTCAACATATCATTGTTGTCCAAGGAAATGGCATTTAAACGTTGGCAGTTCCATTATTCTGCtgatgtttatatctataacTATGATTATTTCCCAATTTTCTGTATACAATGCTTCAATATTgtgtagatataatattaaGGACATCACCCAATCAAGACATACTATTGTAATTAGTAAACTGATCCCATTTTAACCTTATACCTAATACTTTTACTTATCTGCACTTCGTTCCTGACTATCAACCATCATAATTCATTGTCCAGAGTAATGATTTATCTCATACATTGGTAGTTTGTAGAGGTTGTGCATGTTAAACTTTTTGCTGACcaaattaataacattttaccCGTTAACAGTAGGCAAGGTGAGTCCCCCACCGCCGCCACCAGACGTTGCCCAGAATGACCTGTTAAATCGTCTTGGACTACTTCTAGGCGATCGTTCTGACACCATGTCACCAAACTCACAGGTAGTCAACCAGACCGAGGAGACATTCACAAGCGTATCGTCGCTGGCCAGTGGCGAGGCAACACCAGAACATGGGATCTCCGACACTAGTCCTCTTTCCACGCTTACAGGTACACATCATTATCTCCAGTACAAGAGAGTTCCACTTATGATTCATTTTCGTTGAATTtaaatgtcttttgtttatcaaaGAATGTACAGCTCATTGCAGAAATGAAGTGATTGGTTAAAGAATGGTTAGTCCCAATCCGCACATTGCCGCTGTTTTAGGTCGTCAGTGATATGAAATAAAGGTTGTATGTGTGTAGTTGCATCAATATATACCTTTGTATTTACAGCATCTAGTAGTGAGAGATCAGGTATACACATGGGGCTGGGATCATTGTTCCCTAGTCGGGATCACAGCTCTGATGCTTCACAGATGAGCCCTAACAACACGGCACAGCGCCCCCACTCTATCACAAGTAAGTCTACATTATCCTTTACAATCTCAAGTGTAGTGTACCTATGAAAATCCTTCTTAAGTATTTGAGATAACTgcaaattttcaatataaaattcttgttttgttAAAAAGACTAAAATGGATGATTTAGAGAAAACTTTTTAGCCATTGATTCTGGTTATGAAGGTACATATCTAGGCGAACTCCCAAAATTTTAGGAACAGAGAATTGATAAGATAATTGATTTATTCCAAACTTCTTTGTTCATAAAGCATCAACACCAGGTCAAATAGAAGACCTAGGACTCTTCAACAGAGGTCGGTCTTCATTCCGCCGGTCATCAGCGCGAGCCACATTTAGTCACTCAGACAGCAGAGGTATGACAATATCTCATTGTTTTTATGATAAACTTCACGCTTTTTTCACTCCCGAATGTTTCCCAGGTCTGGTCCATTCTAGTGCATCAAGTTGAAATCTATTCATAATCTGATAAAAATCTTTACCTTGCTAATATTTGTAGCGTTTGGTAAGTAAGCACTAGAGATTTAAATACAAGTGCAGTCAACAGAATTTATGAACAATACCTGACTTTTCTGACAACCTGTCTAATCCAACCAAAATTTTCCATCTTCCGCCCTCATAGCGTtggattagacaggtttcactgtataaACCTCGAGCTGGCTAGTATCTGTAAGTGAGGACTATTAGATACAACTTTTTATTACTTACAGTGAGAATCACACCAATCAAACCTCCTCAGGTCCGTCTGACTCCTCTGGAAATGGAAGTTCCTCACACTGAGGGAAAGTCGGAATTCTCCGGAAGAGAATGGCTCTTCAATGAACTAGAAAAAGTGAGTTATTGATATCAGAAtatgttattaaaatgttttagcTCCCACTCTTCTCATTGGCTTATACAAGTTTATGTTTTGCATATGAACCCCACGTTTCTGTTTTGGAAACACCGAGTCATTAATgcaattgtgacatcacaatgaggTCTATATTTCATTTGTGTCATTGCAATATCCTAAATTTTATTTGTCGGTAAGATGTCGTCTGACAGGCTTCATATAATTATAGTATTTCAAGTAATGCAAAAAATTCCTCttcaaatataatcaaaatttgtaataaaaagATTGCCATAGACCTTTTATATGGTGAAATATACAGATCAAAGACAACAGAGATTAAATCTTCGAgatgataaaattgaaataatttcccCGTGGAACCCCCACTTTAATATCAACCTTTGCTCATCTGAATCTGCTATCTGTTTGTACAGATCCTACATAGGGACATGGTGGACCAGACGCGAGGAGTTGTAATCACTGGTGGCATCGGGGCGGGTAAAACGGCCATTATCCAACAACTGGTACACCTGAGTTGTTTCCATGATGGCTCGCCAAGTGACCTTGTGGAAGGTGAGTttgttactttaaaaaaaaaaaaatcgtatcaTTGTGTGAAAGGATTTGGCAACATCGTTAGCTGAGTGGTAAATTTGCAAATTTTAATCATGAGAACAACTCATCAGCTTCAATAAAGCTGTGataatgaatgaaaatattggtaaaatacatgtaaagaaTAATATGTGAATGAATATATTTAGTGGTACGTGTCATGTTATAATATCAGAACTTTAACAGTGATATATTAATGCTGTTTATCTATAGGTAACAGTCATCGTATGAGTCGAGACAAGGTGTTCCATAAGGGTGTCAGTCCCACCTCCACACTCAACTCACAGCAGTATCATCCTGTATCTGACGTCAGTCTCAACTACAATGCACTCCATAACCTCGCGTCCCAGGTCGTCGCGTTCCACTTCTGTCAGGCGGACAACAATGCCACCTGTTTGGTTCCTGAGTTTATACACAGTGTAGCAGCACGCTTGTCCCACGCCCCACAGCTGTCAGCGTACAGAGAAATGCTGCTACAGGACCCCCAACTTCAGCAAGTACTCAGCTTGAAGGAATGTGTTCAAAATCCCAGTGAGGCTTTCCTGAAGGGCATCATCGAGCCCCTTAACACATTGAAGGAAGCTGGGCGCATAGCGTCTGAATGTTGTCTTATTCTCATAGACTCTTTGAATGAGGCTGAGTTCCACAAGCCTGATTATGGAGACACTATTGCATCCTTCTTGGTGCGTCACGCAGAAGACTTTCCTCTGTGGCTTAAGCCAGTGATTACAGTTCAGAGTGTTCTACAGGAGATAACGCGGTCACTTCCGTACGATCATGTATGTATCGACCGTGGTCGATTTGAGGAACTCATTGCACAAGACATTCAGGACTACATCAACTTTAGGATAGAAACATGTGCAAACATCAAAAACAATATTGCTCTTAATGGAAAACTGGAGTTATCAACACAAATAAAATTCTGTGTTCATCTGCAGACTTTAAGTAAGGGCTCCTTCTTATACACAAAATTAACTCTGGATCTGATAGAGAAAGGGAATGTGGTGCTGAAGAGTTCCAACTACAAAATCTTACCAATGAATATATCCGAGgtgtttttattaaattttaatttaaagttcCAGAGTGTACGATCGTTTGAGAAAGTGTCGCCCATTTTAAGTGTTTGTCTTGCCACCCTCTATCCACTCAATGCCACGGAAATCTTCGAGACTGTGAATTCTGGGTACACTGACCGTTTTCTTTCCTGGACAGACTTTCAGAATCGTCTGAGTGTGTTATCAGGCTTTATGCACCAGAGAAGGGACAGTACCTACATGTTTTTCCACCCAGCGTTCAGGGAGTGGTTGATAAGGAGAGATGACGCTGACAACCAAAAGTTTCTCTGTGATCTACGGTGAGTGGCAAACACATCGACATAGTAAAGAAATCATTTGTCAGCAGTATTAACTTCATTGGTCTTatactgacagagtgaaacaaaaGGAACTTACTCTGGTAGATTAAAATGGTATACACATGGGGCTgacattgttttattgtgaaaatatttaGTAATGCTGTTTAtggaagaaaatgaaaaagcttccaaaacaaaacaaaaaacaaaaatgaccCTTTTCACAGTTATGGCTAATGTAATTCTATGAAGACAACCTCTGATTAGTTACACTCTGAATGATTATTAAAGTTTATAGTATAATCTTTTGCTGTGATCAGCTTTCAGGGAAATGAACACAGGTGATTCTTCAGAATTTTGGAAAATTTTATTCATATCACAGACCTATTAACAAGGAGTGCTTTatgaaatgtttacatttatGTCTAGTCGACTGTTTTGCAAGTTCAATTTGGAGACTGACTTTAGATATGTAGTAATATTTGATTGTGTTAATTTAGTATTCTTATCATCAaatcttatatttcaattatcaaatgTACAATGTTTAAACTAGTACCACATACTATTCCCTTGACCAAAGGAGGTTATGTGCAGTATCATTTGTGTTTCAGACAAGGACATGCTCTGATGGCGTTTAAGCTGTCACGGTTGAGTGCTCCGCTGAATGAAGACAAGACAATCGAGCTAGGACACCACATCCTCAAGGCTCACATCTATAAGAATATCAGTAAACAGCGGGGTTACTCGTCACGGGATATGCAGGCGTACTGGATGTCACAAAGCTCGGACAATCTCAACGCTGCTCTCGTGTCATACAGAAATCTGTACTCACCCAATGTCAAAGTTAGTACACAGACATCTCTTTcacaacattatatacattgCTAGTCAGAGGCAGAAGCAGTGAATTGTTGTTACTTATATCGGTAACAGCCAATGCCCCCACCCCCCActctagaaataaatagacagggaatggggaaagaatcagctagccagtAGCCCCCACCCTCACcctagaaataaatatacagggaATGGGGAAAAATCAGCTAGCCAGTAGCCCCCACCTCACCCTAGAAATAAGTAGACAGGGAatggggaaagaatcagctagccaatatcCCCAACCCCCACCCTAGAAATAATGGACGGTGA
This genomic window from Argopecten irradians isolate NY chromosome 4, Ai_NY, whole genome shotgun sequence contains:
- the LOC138320645 gene encoding protein TANC2-like isoform X3, with translation MDRSSADICPVCHMPFDKGRRRKLVEECGHELCFTCLVTYESCPMCDNRSPVNSHPQQNRRGSDPYRKTSSNGYFSPINKQHHSDSPTNTPTYATPYNPANLHQGSQPHPHQQQQQTPPIPAKPRYFRPLTSPASTGATPPPIPPPAKNYRPEPSAQKYSPANSSPSLSANNITMTTNDSLDELSRLDNEVHLLEPGNSFSQVGKVSPPPPPPDVAQNDLLNRLGLLLGDRSDTMSPNSQVVNQTEETFTSVSSLASGEATPEHGISDTSPLSTLTASSSERSGIHMGLGSLFPSRDHSSDASQMSPNNTAQRPHSITTSTPGQIEDLGLFNRGRSSFRRSSARATFSHSDSRVRITPIKPPQVRLTPLEMEVPHTEGKSEFSGREWLFNELEKILHRDMVDQTRGVVITGGIGAGKTAIIQQLVHLSCFHDGSPSDLVEGNSHRMSRDKVFHKGVSPTSTLNSQQYHPVSDVSLNYNALHNLASQVVAFHFCQADNNATCLVPEFIHSVAARLSHAPQLSAYREMLLQDPQLQQVLSLKECVQNPSEAFLKGIIEPLNTLKEAGRIASECCLILIDSLNEAEFHKPDYGDTIASFLVRHAEDFPLWLKPVITVQSVLQEITRSLPYDHVCIDRGRFEELIAQDIQDYINFRIETCANIKNNIALNGKLELSTQIKFCVHLQTLSKGSFLYTKLTLDLIEKGNVVLKSSNYKILPMNISEVFLLNFNLKFQSVRSFEKVSPILSVCLATLYPLNATEIFETVNSGYTDRFLSWTDFQNRLSVLSGFMHQRRDSTYMFFHPAFREWLIRRDDADNQKFLCDLRQGHALMAFKLSRLSAPLNEDKTIELGHHILKAHIYKNISKQRGYSSRDMQAYWMSQSSDNLNAALVSYRNLYSPNVKVSRLIMLSGANPNSRTQYQNLAPVLCVAAREGFSDMVGLLLEFHASVDAVSETGMSALCYAAAAGQIDVMRMLCLRNARLSHVDNNGQCPAVHAAMHGHLEALEYLLQCDWSSYDGQLTKIEAMQQALVAASALGHRNICDYLLHPSIQNYDGFGLNSVDTLLGETPLTAACGHGQQDIVEYLLEKGARPQQANNKSFSPLLCSVDAGHWHIVEILIASGAVLDHTDKYGRTPLMIAAYKGHIGVLEMLLNQGCSIHQVDKEGLTSLCWGCLKGHLHIISMLLERGSNLHHTDRCGRTPLQLASFHGDAQVVQALIDRGAQIEHADLNGMRALDRAIDRRNTSVVVCFLKKGAKLGQTTWAVASGKSDMMLLLLNKLMEDGNVLYKKSRIRDAAQRYQYALKKFPREDIREDFNTFKDLKLNLLLNLSRCKRKLNEWDSAIDLATKALELKPKCFEAYYARARAKRDNRQCNAALEDLKEATRLAPNNRELQRLLMRVRDECREQARYEGTGGSGSRQSLTDMGVLGTGRRHEETAL